Within the Channa argus isolate prfri chromosome 12, Channa argus male v1.0, whole genome shotgun sequence genome, the region AGATTTAAGTGTTTCTACCAGAGCTCCTTCATACACCCTACAGATTTGCACACTCCATAAGCTAGTTTAGGAAAACCTCTGGTGTCGAGGGAGGGAAAGGCCATTTCAGTCTGGACTGAGCCACAGTCAGAGAAGTCATTGACACTCTGATGGTCACTTGGGGGATGATGTGCCCCCCTGCTTTATTCATATCATTATGAGTCTTATGAGTTAAAGTCGGAACAACCATcaaaaatcaaatttttatgcagatgactCAAGTATGTTTGCTTTGCTTAAGAAGAACACATTGATCACACTGGATCAGTTCACAGGTGATCCTCTGTGGTGACAGCAGTGATCACATCATCGTAGTCACCATCCAATTCCTCCTTAGCCTGGGTAGGCAAGGTCATCACCATGGAGTTGAACAGGTGATTTCCTACAGtcaagaaaaatagaaaatgcatCAACTGTTAACCTGTGAAATGTTCTGTTTGACTGATTGATTAGTGTTGATAGTGAATGAGACCTTACCTGTATGTCTGTTTCGATATAAAGATACTACAAGGAGAGTGGAGATAAAGTATGGACAGAACACCAGTAGGTGACGGACCAGTGTAAATACAAGCTGGAGGGAGGTGGAGGCAGGGGAAAAGGTTGTAATTGATGGCAGGGGTAATAACGTGGACATGGCTGCGTTTATTGCGGTAGATGGAAGAGTGGTTGGAGGTTTTTCTGTGGAGAGAATCGTCAGGTGAACATGTGaatgaaataagtgttgaaatcaaagtgaagctcctgacctgtgacgtagatccagctgggtggagactctccatgactgctgatgtgacacttgtagaggccttcatcagacttggtaacatggtggatggtcatgtgacctgtaggctcagtcctgatgagggagccatctttatagaaatcagctgaatgattggagggaggcctctttgtttgacagctcagagagacatcatgtccctctatcacagggaggacaggactctgcaggatcactgctccacctcaacacagagacaaactacagaatttcatccatttccacacagcttcatcaacactaactccacagtctgatcttaccagtgacagtgatggtgatgctgttactggttgatccctctctggactcacaccagtaaactccactgtcccatGGGACTGTTAGACTGATGGTACAGGAAGAACCAGCTCGTCTTCCCCAGTCAACTCCACACTGAGACATCTGTTGGCtggttgtgttcctcctcacaGTCCATCCGTCCTCCTTACAGGTCAGGGAGAATGCATCTCCTTCCAACAGCTGTGACCTGCTGGGACTTACAGTCAAGTGAGCTGGAGAGAAGAAGGAAGCATATGTGTACATTTAACTGAAAAACCCTGGAGTTAACTGAGACAGTATCTACCATTACAAGATCTTTTAATTGG harbors:
- the LOC137137920 gene encoding Fc receptor-like protein 5 isoform X2, giving the protein MDETPQLLLFVISLLCYIKIQAHLTVSPSRSQLLEGDAFSLTCKEDGWTVRRNTTSQQMSQCGVDWGRRAGSSCTISLTVPWDSGVYWCESREGSTSNSITITVTGGAVILQSPVLPVIEGHDVSLSCQTKRPPSNHSADFYKDGSLIRTEPTGHMTIHHVTKSDEGLYKCHISSHGESPPSWIYVTEKPPTTLPSTAINAAMSTLLPLPSITTFSPASTSLQLVFTLVRHLLVFCPYFISTLLVVSLYRNRHTGNHLFNSMVMTLPTQAKEELDGDYDDVITAVTTEDHL